One genomic window of Neisseria sp. oral taxon 014 str. F0314 includes the following:
- the dld gene encoding D-lactate dehydrogenase, translated as MTVSQLISSLTQTVGEKYIITDPAKTEQYRQGYRFGEGKALAVVRPGTILEMWKILQACVEADVIVITQAANTGLTGGSTPDGNDYDRDIVIVNTMRMNIIQTINNNEQVVCLPGSTLNQLELLLKPLGREPHSVIGSSCIGASVLGGVCNNSGGALVQRGPAYTEMALFAQINEEGKLELVNHLGIDLGDTPEEILTNLQGHHYQRKDITQDAGKGHDHAYCDHVRQVDEPTAARFNADPARHYEASGCAGKLMVFAVRLDTFPQEKQTAVFYIGTNDINELTDIRRAALGEFENLPVSGEYIHRDAFDIADVYGKDTFYVIKKFGTHQLPKLFDFKAKVDRFGKKVSFLPKHFSDKAMQFVSKYLPDHLPKSMRDYRDKYEHHLILKMGGKGVDEARAFLKEYFAHHGGAFFECNAEETQAAMLHRFAVASAAIRYRAVHDDEVEDLVALDIALRRDDRDWFEKLPSEIDNKIIHKLYYGHFMCHVFHQDYIIKKGNDCMALEHEMLHLLDQRGAQYPAEHNVGHLYEAKPALKQFYRKLDPTNSFNPGIGKTSKKKNWAK; from the coding sequence ATGACCGTCTCGCAATTAATCAGCAGCCTGACCCAAACCGTCGGCGAAAAATACATTATCACCGATCCCGCGAAAACCGAACAATACCGCCAAGGCTACCGTTTCGGCGAGGGCAAGGCGTTGGCGGTGGTGCGCCCCGGAACCATTCTAGAAATGTGGAAAATTTTGCAGGCTTGCGTTGAAGCGGACGTGATTGTGATTACGCAGGCGGCGAATACCGGTTTGACAGGCGGCTCGACCCCTGACGGCAACGATTACGACCGCGACATCGTGATCGTGAACACCATGCGGATGAACATCATCCAAACCATCAACAACAACGAACAAGTCGTCTGCCTGCCCGGCTCGACCCTGAACCAGCTCGAATTACTGCTGAAACCTTTGGGGCGCGAACCGCATTCGGTCATCGGTTCATCCTGCATCGGCGCGTCCGTCTTGGGCGGCGTGTGCAACAACTCCGGCGGCGCGTTGGTGCAGCGCGGCCCTGCCTACACAGAAATGGCGCTGTTCGCCCAAATCAACGAAGAGGGCAAACTGGAGCTGGTCAACCATTTGGGTATAGATTTGGGCGACACGCCCGAAGAAATCCTGACCAATCTTCAAGGCCATCATTATCAGAGAAAAGACATCACGCAAGATGCAGGCAAAGGACACGACCACGCCTATTGCGACCATGTTCGCCAAGTGGACGAGCCTACCGCCGCGCGTTTCAACGCCGACCCCGCGCGCCATTATGAAGCGTCCGGTTGCGCGGGCAAGCTGATGGTTTTCGCCGTCCGCTTGGACACCTTCCCGCAAGAGAAGCAAACCGCGGTGTTCTACATCGGCACTAACGATATTAATGAATTGACCGACATCCGCCGCGCCGCCTTGGGCGAATTTGAAAACCTGCCCGTTTCCGGCGAATACATCCATCGCGACGCTTTCGATATTGCCGATGTGTACGGCAAAGACACGTTCTACGTCATCAAAAAATTCGGTACGCACCAACTGCCGAAATTATTTGATTTCAAAGCCAAAGTTGACCGATTCGGCAAAAAAGTCAGCTTCCTGCCCAAACATTTTTCCGACAAAGCCATGCAGTTCGTCAGCAAATACCTGCCCGACCACCTGCCCAAATCCATGCGCGATTACCGCGACAAATACGAACACCATTTAATTCTGAAAATGGGCGGAAAAGGCGTCGATGAAGCGCGTGCGTTCCTGAAAGAGTATTTTGCGCACCACGGCGGCGCGTTTTTCGAATGCAACGCCGAAGAAACCCAAGCCGCCATGCTGCACCGTTTTGCCGTCGCCTCCGCCGCCATCCGCTACCGCGCCGTGCATGACGACGAAGTGGAAGATTTGGTTGCACTGGACATCGCCCTGCGCCGCGACGACCGCGATTGGTTTGAAAAACTGCCGTCGGAAATCGACAATAAAATTATCCACAAACTTTACTACGGACATTTCATGTGCCACGTTTTCCATCAGGATTACATCATCAAAAAAGGCAACGACTGCATGGCATTGGAACACGAAATGCTGCATCTCTTAGACCAACGCGGCGCGCAATATCCGGCCGAACACAACGTTGGCCATTTATACGAAGCGAAACCCGCGCTCAAACAGTTCTACCGCAAACTCGACCCGACCAACAGCTTCAATCCAGGCATAGGTAAAACCAGTAAGAAGAAAAACTGGGCTAAATGA
- the rluD gene encoding 23S rRNA pseudouridine(1911/1915/1917) synthase RluD encodes MQNTSFDNEADYNDDLDFAAALEAESCVKLTVPLDMAGLRLDSALAKLMPDYSRSRLATWIKEDLVIVNGKPARPKEKLIGGEFITVTVRSSEESLAFLPEKMDLDIVYEDDTVIVVNKSAGLVVHPAAGNWSGTLLNGLLAHCPELGQIPRAGIVHRLDKETSGLMVVAKTLPAQNSLVRQLQERTVKRIYRAVANGIVPFDGKIETLIGRDPHNRLKMAVVKYGGKPAITHVKVLERYPAHSYIECSLETGRTHQIRVHMREANHPLAADPIYGNPRHPCSEMVKEAVKALGRQALHAYRLSFLHPKTQKAVSFEAAIPEDMYHLLSVLRLEAGLDSSLSHEEEWFNKLNEEDDGDWDEDDYDVEVVYTRD; translated from the coding sequence ATGCAGAATACTTCCTTTGATAATGAAGCCGATTATAACGATGATTTGGATTTTGCGGCAGCCCTTGAAGCAGAAAGTTGTGTTAAGTTAACTGTTCCATTGGATATGGCGGGATTACGCCTCGATAGCGCACTTGCCAAATTGATGCCTGATTATTCGCGCAGCCGCCTAGCTACTTGGATAAAAGAAGACTTGGTCATTGTAAATGGTAAACCGGCGCGACCCAAAGAGAAATTGATTGGCGGCGAGTTTATTACGGTAACGGTACGTTCAAGTGAAGAGAGTCTTGCGTTTTTGCCTGAAAAAATGGATTTGGACATTGTATATGAGGACGATACCGTAATTGTCGTCAATAAATCGGCCGGATTGGTCGTTCACCCTGCTGCGGGTAATTGGTCGGGTACGTTACTTAACGGTTTGTTGGCGCATTGTCCTGAATTAGGGCAGATTCCAAGGGCAGGTATTGTGCATCGATTGGATAAGGAAACCAGTGGGCTGATGGTGGTTGCCAAGACCTTGCCTGCCCAAAATTCTTTGGTACGGCAGCTTCAGGAACGGACGGTGAAACGGATTTATCGCGCTGTGGCCAACGGGATAGTGCCTTTTGACGGTAAAATCGAAACATTAATAGGCCGTGATCCTCATAATCGCCTGAAAATGGCGGTGGTTAAATACGGCGGTAAACCGGCAATAACGCATGTCAAGGTGTTGGAACGTTATCCTGCACACAGTTACATAGAGTGCTCGCTTGAAACCGGACGTACCCACCAAATCCGCGTGCATATGCGTGAAGCAAACCATCCTCTCGCTGCCGATCCTATTTACGGGAATCCCCGTCATCCGTGTAGTGAAATGGTGAAAGAAGCGGTCAAGGCTTTGGGCCGTCAGGCGCTTCATGCTTACCGCTTGAGTTTCCTTCATCCTAAAACTCAAAAAGCTGTATCGTTTGAAGCAGCGATTCCCGAAGATATGTATCATTTGTTGTCCGTGCTACGTTTGGAGGCAGGGCTAGATTCGTCGTTGAGCCATGAAGAAGAATGGTTCAACAAGCTAAATGAAGAAGATGATGGTGATTGGGATGAAGACGATTACGATGTAGAGGTTGTTTATACTAGGGATTAA
- the rnc gene encoding ribonuclease III codes for MKPDLVRQQAHQAIQRRLGHKFVRIELLQQALTHRSFNAKNNERFEFVGDAILNYSIAKMLFDAFPKLTEGELSRLRANLVNEHVLAEIALEMNIGDGLYLGAGELKSGGFRRPSILADAMEAMFAAVSFDAGFAAAEEVVRHLFAERVKRVDFKNQGKDNKTVLQEALQARHLPLPKYRIEEQVGGVKDSRFVVSCDLGELGFICRAQGTNRKAAEQEAAAEALIWLERQLPLKKNKK; via the coding sequence ATGAAACCCGATTTAGTCCGGCAGCAGGCACATCAGGCGATTCAGCGGCGCCTGGGCCATAAGTTCGTCCGTATCGAGCTGTTGCAGCAGGCATTGACCCACCGCAGTTTCAATGCGAAAAACAATGAGCGTTTCGAATTTGTAGGCGATGCGATTTTAAATTACAGCATCGCCAAAATGCTGTTCGACGCCTTCCCTAAGCTGACCGAAGGCGAGCTTTCCCGTCTGCGCGCAAACCTGGTCAACGAGCATGTGCTGGCGGAAATCGCGCTGGAAATGAACATCGGCGACGGGCTGTATCTGGGGGCGGGAGAATTGAAGAGCGGCGGTTTCAGACGGCCTTCGATACTGGCGGACGCGATGGAGGCCATGTTTGCCGCCGTCAGTTTCGATGCCGGTTTCGCCGCGGCGGAAGAAGTAGTGCGCCACCTGTTTGCCGAACGCGTAAAACGGGTGGATTTCAAAAACCAGGGCAAAGACAACAAAACGGTTTTACAGGAAGCCTTGCAGGCGCGCCATCTGCCGTTGCCGAAATACCGCATCGAAGAGCAGGTCGGCGGCGTGAAGGACAGCCGTTTCGTCGTGTCGTGCGACTTGGGCGAGCTGGGTTTCATCTGTAGGGCGCAGGGAACCAACCGCAAGGCGGCGGAACAGGAAGCCGCTGCGGAGGCGCTGATATGGCTGGAGCGGCAACTGCCTTTGAAGAAAAACAAAAAATGA
- a CDS encoding helix-hairpin-helix domain-containing protein, with protein sequence MKHILFGILALLAVPLALAAVNINTATAAELEALPGIGPAKAKAIVAYRQQNGQFKTVEDLKKVKGIGEGIFSKLKDEASVAPPAAKKAVPAVKQQ encoded by the coding sequence ATGAAGCACATACTGTTTGGCATTCTGGCATTGTTGGCCGTACCGTTGGCGTTGGCGGCGGTCAATATCAATACGGCGACGGCGGCCGAATTGGAGGCGTTGCCGGGCATCGGTCCGGCCAAAGCGAAGGCGATAGTGGCCTACCGCCAGCAGAACGGCCAGTTCAAAACGGTGGAGGATTTGAAGAAGGTGAAGGGTATCGGCGAGGGTATCTTCTCGAAGCTGAAGGATGAGGCGTCGGTGGCGCCGCCGGCGGCGAAAAAGGCCGTGCCGGCGGTGAAACAACAGTAA
- a CDS encoding acyl-CoA dehydrogenase family protein, whose amino-acid sequence MSRETLLNNVTELVKNQLKPLVEDIDRKGLYPEDFLRNLGAIGGFASVGSAEEGGTGYGLATQIAVLREVAKECGATSFSAWCQAACAWYLHRSPNPEVKEKYLAEILQGGILAGTGMSNTVKHLAEIEKHNLQAVRADGGYIVNGTLPWVSNIGEEHIWANTAQTDGGYVMFITGGEWDGVSLQNCPEFCALEGTRTYGLTFKDVFIEDEDVIAAPEQFAAYIQSIKAGFILLQIGIGAGVIDGSLEVIREADAAHAEANRYLDDDYDSLKTKLDGAWAETERLADLAWNNRPDNLATLKLRAAASELALAASQSAALHAGAKGYLMRSPAQRRLREAMFVAIVTPALKHLRKEIAAWEGN is encoded by the coding sequence ATGTCGCGTGAGACTTTGTTGAACAATGTAACCGAGCTGGTGAAAAACCAACTCAAACCTTTGGTGGAGGACATTGACCGCAAGGGGCTGTATCCCGAAGATTTTTTACGTAATTTGGGAGCCATCGGCGGTTTTGCGTCGGTCGGCAGCGCCGAAGAGGGCGGTACGGGCTACGGGTTGGCGACGCAGATTGCCGTATTGCGCGAGGTAGCCAAAGAATGCGGCGCGACCTCGTTCAGCGCGTGGTGTCAGGCGGCTTGCGCATGGTATCTGCACCGGTCGCCCAACCCTGAAGTGAAGGAAAAGTATTTGGCGGAAATTTTGCAGGGCGGTATTTTGGCCGGTACCGGCATGTCCAATACTGTCAAGCATTTGGCCGAGATTGAAAAACACAACCTTCAGGCAGTGCGCGCCGACGGTGGCTATATTGTCAACGGAACCTTGCCGTGGGTGTCGAATATCGGCGAAGAACATATCTGGGCAAATACCGCGCAGACCGACGGCGGTTATGTGATGTTTATCACCGGCGGAGAATGGGACGGCGTCAGCCTGCAAAACTGTCCGGAATTTTGTGCGTTGGAAGGTACGCGTACCTACGGCCTCACTTTTAAGGACGTATTTATCGAAGATGAGGACGTTATCGCTGCGCCCGAACAGTTTGCCGCCTATATCCAGAGCATCAAAGCAGGTTTCATCCTGCTGCAAATCGGTATCGGTGCGGGCGTTATCGACGGCAGTTTGGAGGTTATCCGTGAAGCCGATGCCGCCCATGCCGAAGCCAACCGGTATCTTGACGATGATTATGACAGCCTGAAAACCAAGTTGGACGGCGCTTGGGCGGAAACCGAACGGCTGGCCGACCTTGCTTGGAACAACCGGCCCGATAATCTGGCAACGCTGAAACTGCGTGCCGCCGCTTCCGAGCTGGCTTTGGCCGCATCACAATCCGCCGCCTTACATGCCGGAGCGAAAGGTTATCTGATGCGCAGTCCGGCACAGCGCCGGCTGCGCGAAGCGATGTTCGTCGCCATCGTTACCCCCGCTTTGAAGCATCTGCGTAAAGAAATCGCGGCATGGGAAGGAAATTAA
- the coaBC gene encoding bifunctional phosphopantothenoylcysteine decarboxylase/phosphopantothenate--cysteine ligase CoaBC, with protein MNKHILLGISGGIAAYKSCELVRRLKKAGHSVTVAMSRSAAEFVSPLTFQALSGNPVLSDTHDGEGTGKNGMAHINLTREADVFLIAPATANTVAKIANGIADSLLTNLAAARKCPLAVAPAMNVEMWFNPANQRNIRQLVSDGITVFQPDSGEQACGETGVGRMPEAAELADLLPDLWTPKVLNGKKVLITAGATFEAIDPVRGITNISSGRMGMALAAACRAAGAQVTLVYGQLQTAVPAGLAHTVQAVSAEEMYRAVHGCIASQDIFISVAAVADYKVKNSSNQKLKKDGTGTPPVIELVENPDILASVAALPNPPFCVGFAAESENVLEHARAKRLKKNVPMLVANQVSQAMGKATNQITIIDDRQETSFPESDKRRAAEEIVKRLAELLG; from the coding sequence ATGAACAAACACATCCTTTTGGGTATCAGCGGCGGAATTGCCGCTTATAAATCCTGCGAACTGGTCCGCCGTTTGAAGAAGGCAGGACACTCGGTTACGGTTGCCATGAGCCGCTCTGCGGCCGAATTTGTTTCTCCGCTTACATTTCAGGCATTGAGCGGAAACCCCGTGTTATCCGACACTCACGATGGAGAAGGTACGGGAAAGAACGGAATGGCGCATATCAATCTGACGCGCGAGGCCGATGTTTTTCTGATTGCTCCGGCGACGGCCAATACAGTTGCCAAAATCGCCAACGGGATTGCGGACAGTTTGCTGACCAATTTGGCGGCAGCCCGGAAATGCCCGCTGGCTGTGGCGCCTGCGATGAATGTCGAGATGTGGTTCAATCCGGCCAACCAGCGCAATATCAGGCAACTGGTTTCAGACGGCATCACGGTGTTCCAGCCCGACAGCGGGGAACAGGCTTGCGGTGAGACGGGTGTGGGCCGTATGCCCGAAGCGGCCGAATTGGCCGATTTGCTGCCCGATTTGTGGACACCGAAAGTTTTAAACGGCAAAAAGGTTCTGATTACCGCCGGTGCGACTTTTGAGGCGATTGATCCCGTACGCGGCATTACCAATATTTCCAGCGGACGGATGGGCATGGCGCTTGCCGCCGCCTGCCGTGCGGCCGGAGCGCAGGTAACTTTGGTTTACGGCCAGCTTCAAACCGCCGTTCCTGCCGGATTGGCACATACCGTTCAGGCGGTGAGTGCGGAGGAAATGTACCGCGCGGTACACGGCTGCATTGCTTCTCAAGATATTTTTATTTCGGTGGCGGCCGTTGCCGACTATAAGGTCAAGAACAGCAGCAATCAAAAGCTGAAAAAAGACGGAACAGGAACGCCGCCCGTTATCGAATTGGTTGAGAATCCCGATATTCTGGCCTCTGTCGCGGCTTTGCCGAATCCGCCGTTCTGTGTCGGATTTGCGGCGGAAAGTGAGAACGTATTGGAACACGCCCGCGCCAAGCGTTTAAAGAAAAACGTTCCGATGCTGGTCGCCAATCAGGTTTCGCAGGCAATGGGCAAGGCGACCAACCAGATTACGATTATCGACGACCGGCAGGAAACTTCCTTTCCCGAGTCCGACAAACGCCGGGCGGCGGAAGAGATTGTCAAACGTTTGGCCGAACTGCTTGGCTAG
- a CDS encoding carboxymuconolactone decarboxylase family protein: MARLTVHTVETAPEAAKPRVEAALKNNGFIPNLIGVLANAPEALAFYQEVGKLNAANSLTAGEVEVIQIIAARTNECGFCVAGHTKLATLKKLLSEQSIKAARALAAGEFDDAKLGALAAFTQAVMSKKGAVSDAELKAFFDAGYNQQQAVEVVMGVALATLCNYVNNVAQTEINPELQAFA; the protein is encoded by the coding sequence ATGGCACGCTTAACCGTACACACCGTCGAAACCGCTCCCGAAGCAGCAAAACCCCGCGTCGAAGCCGCGCTGAAAAACAACGGCTTCATCCCCAACCTCATCGGCGTACTGGCCAACGCGCCCGAAGCCTTGGCCTTCTATCAGGAAGTCGGCAAACTGAACGCCGCCAACAGCCTGACCGCCGGCGAAGTGGAAGTCATCCAAATCATCGCCGCCCGCACCAACGAATGCGGTTTCTGCGTGGCAGGCCACACCAAGCTGGCAACCCTGAAAAAACTTCTGTCCGAACAATCCATCAAAGCCGCGCGCGCATTGGCGGCCGGCGAATTTGACGATGCCAAACTGGGTGCGCTCGCCGCGTTTACCCAAGCCGTGATGTCGAAAAAAGGCGCGGTATCCGATGCCGAACTCAAAGCCTTCTTCGACGCCGGCTACAACCAGCAGCAGGCTGTGGAGGTTGTAATGGGCGTTGCCTTGGCGACTTTGTGCAACTACGTCAACAACGTGGCGCAGACAGAAATCAACCCTGAATTGCAGGCATTCGCCTAA
- the ribH gene encoding 6,7-dimethyl-8-ribityllumazine synthase — protein sequence MNIIRPNLDGSRLRIGIVQARFTNEIGSKMLEVCCRTLKELGVADENITAATVPGALEVPLVLQNMAASNQYDALVAIGVVIRGETYHFELVSNESGAGVTRVGLDHNIPIANAILTTENDDQAVARIEEKASDAAKVAVECANLVNLLLEEQFNEEDE from the coding sequence ATGAACATCATCCGACCGAACCTGGACGGCAGCCGGCTGCGCATCGGCATCGTACAGGCGCGTTTCACCAACGAAATCGGCAGCAAAATGCTGGAAGTCTGCTGCCGCACACTCAAAGAACTGGGCGTCGCCGACGAAAACATCACCGCCGCCACCGTTCCCGGCGCGCTGGAAGTGCCGCTGGTGCTGCAAAACATGGCCGCCAGCAACCAATATGACGCATTGGTCGCCATCGGCGTCGTCATCCGCGGCGAAACCTATCATTTCGAGCTGGTTTCCAACGAGTCCGGCGCGGGCGTTACCCGTGTCGGCCTCGACCACAACATCCCGATTGCCAACGCCATCCTGACCACCGAAAACGACGACCAAGCCGTTGCCCGCATTGAAGAAAAAGCCTCCGACGCCGCCAAAGTCGCCGTCGAATGCGCCAACCTCGTCAACCTGCTGCTGGAAGAACAATTTAACGAAGAAGACGAATAG
- a CDS encoding outer membrane protein assembly factor BamD, translating to MKKILLVVSLSLVLSACASKGTVDKDAQITQDWNVEKLYAEAQDELNSNNYTRAIKLYELLESRFPNGRYAQQSQLDTAYAYYKDDEPEKALAAIERFQRHHPQHPNMDYALYLKGLVLFNEDQSFLNKLASQDWSDRDPKANRDAYQAFSQLVQLYPNSKYAPDATERMTKLVDALGGNEIAIARYYMKRGAYLAAINRAQKIVEQYQNTRYVEESLAMMELAYKKLGKPQLAADSRRILAGNFPASPYLQKPWRPDDMPWWRYWR from the coding sequence ATGAAAAAAATTCTTTTAGTAGTTTCTCTAAGTTTGGTACTCAGCGCGTGCGCCAGCAAAGGTACAGTTGATAAAGACGCCCAAATTACTCAAGACTGGAACGTGGAAAAACTTTATGCCGAAGCACAAGACGAGCTGAACAGCAACAATTATACGCGAGCCATTAAGTTATATGAACTTTTGGAATCACGCTTTCCCAATGGTCGTTATGCACAACAATCCCAACTAGACACCGCCTACGCTTACTACAAAGATGACGAACCGGAAAAAGCATTGGCTGCTATCGAACGTTTCCAACGTCACCACCCGCAACATCCCAATATGGATTACGCCTTATATTTAAAAGGCCTAGTATTGTTTAATGAAGATCAGTCCTTCTTAAATAAACTGGCTTCCCAAGACTGGTCCGACCGAGATCCCAAGGCCAACCGAGATGCATACCAAGCATTTTCCCAACTGGTTCAACTTTATCCCAACAGCAAATATGCTCCCGATGCCACAGAACGTATGACCAAATTGGTCGATGCATTAGGTGGCAATGAGATAGCCATTGCCCGTTATTACATGAAACGCGGAGCGTATCTCGCTGCCATCAACCGTGCTCAAAAAATTGTCGAACAATACCAAAATACACGTTATGTTGAAGAATCGTTGGCCATGATGGAACTGGCGTATAAGAAGCTGGGCAAACCGCAGCTGGCAGCGGACAGCAGACGCATTCTGGCCGGCAACTTTCCGGCCAGCCCCTACCTGCAAAAACCGTGGCGCCCCGACGATATGCCGTGGTGGCGCTATTGGCGTTAG
- the pgeF gene encoding peptidoglycan editing factor PgeF, translating to MKTLSESLGIAAVKSNFLHADWPAPDNVKTLLTTRNGGVSNGVYRSLNVGIHVGDNPEHVTHNREIVQQQISVPVAYLNQIHSNKVVLATDALERLTDADASVDNTGRAACASMTADCLPVLFCDKAGTVVAAAHAGWKGLAGGILQNTIRAMNVAPIEIMAYLGPAIGPDAFEVGRDVVDVFYQSMPESESAFESIGGGKFLANIYALARMILQREGVSMIYGGDYCTVLERNTFFSYRREGQTGRMVSVVWLEKQ from the coding sequence ATGAAAACATTAAGCGAAAGCTTGGGTATTGCCGCTGTGAAAAGTAATTTTCTCCATGCCGACTGGCCGGCACCGGATAATGTAAAAACTTTGTTAACCACTCGAAACGGCGGAGTAAGCAACGGAGTATACCGAAGTCTGAATGTCGGTATCCATGTCGGAGACAATCCCGAGCACGTCACTCATAACAGAGAAATTGTACAGCAGCAAATCAGCGTGCCGGTAGCGTATCTGAACCAAATACATAGTAATAAAGTGGTGTTGGCAACCGATGCTTTGGAGCGACTTACAGATGCCGATGCGTCCGTGGACAATACGGGGCGTGCTGCCTGCGCAAGTATGACCGCCGACTGCCTTCCGGTCTTGTTTTGCGACAAGGCCGGAACGGTTGTTGCCGCTGCACATGCGGGCTGGAAAGGCTTGGCGGGCGGGATACTGCAAAATACTATTCGTGCGATGAATGTCGCTCCTATTGAAATTATGGCTTATCTCGGTCCCGCCATTGGTCCTGATGCGTTCGAGGTTGGGCGGGATGTCGTCGATGTGTTTTACCAATCCATGCCCGAATCGGAAAGTGCGTTTGAAAGCATTGGCGGCGGTAAATTCCTTGCCAATATTTATGCTTTGGCCAGAATGATTTTGCAGCGTGAAGGCGTCAGCATGATTTATGGCGGAGACTATTGTACGGTCTTAGAAAGAAACACCTTTTTCTCTTATCGCCGTGAAGGACAGACGGGACGCATGGTCAGTGTGGTTTGGTTGGAGAAACAGTGA
- a CDS encoding DUF2628 domain-containing protein, whose product MKTYKIFKNPTGQYEAVKQGWSWPAFFFAGIWACVKKMWGLGIGIIIVFIILNVMAGDNEVMNVLVSILSLGVGIVLGMQGNKLREGNLKKRGYQEVPQVIQAGNPEAAVAQYISEYEKN is encoded by the coding sequence ATGAAGACTTACAAAATCTTTAAAAACCCGACGGGTCAATACGAAGCAGTCAAACAAGGTTGGTCTTGGCCGGCGTTTTTCTTTGCAGGCATTTGGGCATGTGTGAAAAAAATGTGGGGTTTGGGGATCGGGATTATTATCGTATTTATTATTTTAAATGTAATGGCCGGCGATAATGAGGTGATGAATGTTTTAGTCAGCATACTGAGTTTAGGTGTTGGCATCGTACTTGGCATGCAAGGCAATAAGCTGCGTGAAGGCAACCTGAAAAAACGTGGTTATCAGGAAGTGCCCCAAGTTATTCAGGCTGGTAACCCGGAAGCCGCCGTTGCACAATATATTTCCGAATACGAAAAAAATTAA
- a CDS encoding DUF2185 domain-containing protein, protein MNTFAQALSHALDRCIAARTVYNQGDAVGFLYREEPVFEHDSGWRFFSGEESDEYAADPANFTVCSVSEIVQANPAVAPLLEQPAGGAWEADGEGGFRTVDDWQPQD, encoded by the coding sequence ATGAACACTTTTGCCCAAGCCCTCTCCCACGCGCTCGACCGCTGCATCGCCGCCCGCACCGTGTATAACCAAGGCGATGCGGTAGGGTTCCTCTACCGCGAAGAGCCAGTATTCGAACACGACAGCGGCTGGCGTTTCTTCAGCGGCGAAGAAAGCGACGAATACGCCGCCGACCCCGCCAACTTCACCGTATGCAGCGTATCCGAAATCGTGCAGGCCAATCCCGCCGTCGCCCCGCTGCTGGAGCAGCCCGCAGGCGGCGCATGGGAAGCGGACGGAGAAGGCGGCTTCCGCACCGTGGACGACTGGCAGCCGCAAGACTGA
- the era gene encoding GTPase Era, which translates to MDIETFLNNESGRAAGYRCGFIAIVGRPNVGKSTLMNHLIGQKISITSKKAQTTRNRVTGIYTDDTAQFVFVDTPGFQTNHRNALNDRLNQNVTEALSGVDAVVFVVEAMRFTEADRTVIKQLPKHTPVILVVNKIDKGKADKYRLEAFIREVGAEFEFAGHEAVSAKHGLGIARLLERLKPYLPESVPMYPEDMVTDKSGRFLAMEIVREKLFRYLGEELPYAMNVEVEQFEEEPSGLYRIYIAVLVDKDSQKAILIGKGGERLKKISTEARLDMEKLFDTKVFLKVWAKVKSGWADDVRFLRELGL; encoded by the coding sequence ATGGACATCGAAACCTTTTTAAACAACGAATCGGGCCGCGCAGCAGGCTACCGCTGCGGTTTTATCGCCATCGTCGGCCGCCCGAACGTCGGCAAATCCACGCTGATGAACCATCTAATCGGCCAGAAAATCAGCATTACCAGCAAAAAGGCGCAAACCACGCGCAACCGCGTTACCGGTATTTATACCGACGATACGGCGCAGTTTGTGTTTGTGGACACGCCCGGATTTCAAACCAACCACCGCAACGCGCTCAACGACCGCCTGAACCAAAACGTTACCGAAGCCCTGAGCGGCGTGGACGCAGTAGTGTTCGTGGTCGAGGCCATGCGTTTCACCGAAGCCGACCGAACCGTTATAAAACAATTACCTAAGCATACGCCCGTGATTTTGGTGGTCAACAAAATCGATAAGGGCAAGGCCGACAAATACAGGTTGGAGGCGTTTATTCGGGAAGTCGGCGCGGAATTTGAGTTTGCCGGACACGAGGCGGTCAGCGCGAAACACGGTCTGGGCATCGCCAGACTGCTGGAACGGCTGAAACCCTACCTGCCCGAAAGCGTGCCGATGTACCCCGAAGATATGGTTACGGACAAATCCGGCCGTTTTCTGGCGATGGAAATCGTGCGTGAAAAACTGTTCCGCTACTTGGGCGAAGAGCTGCCGTATGCGATGAATGTGGAAGTCGAACAATTTGAAGAAGAGCCGAGCGGCCTCTACCGCATTTATATCGCCGTTCTGGTGGACAAAGACAGCCAGAAGGCCATCCTTATCGGCAAAGGCGGCGAGAGACTGAAAAAAATCTCCACCGAAGCGCGGCTGGACATGGAAAAACTGTTTGATACCAAAGTGTTCTTGAAAGTCTGGGCAAAAGTGAAATCCGGCTGGGCGGACGACGTGCGCTTTCTGAGGGAGTTGGGGTTGTAA